The following is a genomic window from Aminivibrio pyruvatiphilus.
GCGAAGGATGTTATGCCGCTTTCACCGCTCTTCAGTTCGATATGGATTTTCTTCGCCTTTTCCGTCATAATGAACGCACCTCTCTGGTGAAGGGTTGTGTCTTCGCAAACACTACCTTAGCACTGTTCTCCGAACAGTCCAGAGAGGTTTTTTATTTTTCAGGGTGCGGATTTAGGTCGAAAATTGTGCCTCCCACCACGGTCATGATGACGTTCAGATCGCCGTCAAGCCTCACCAGGTCGGCGTCCATGCCGGGGAGTATCGCTCCTCTTCGGCCTGCGGTGCCGAGGATTTTCGAGGGTGTCCCGGAGGCCATCCGGAGGGCGTCCTCCAGGGGGATTCCCGCCGAAACGGCGGTCCGGACGGCCCGGTCCATGGTGCAGACGCTCCCGGCGAAGCCGCTCCGGTCGGGAAGGCGGGCCACGCCCCCTTCCACCAGGACTTCACGGCCGTTCTTCAGGCTGCCGAGGACGGACGGCCCCTCGGGCATGCCCGCGCCCCGCATGGCGTCGGTGACCAGGGCCATCCGTTCCGGCCCCTTGACCTTGTGGATGAGCCGGAGCAGGCTCAGGGGGAGGTGGTGCCCGTCGGCGATGGCCTCCACGGTGACGGCGTCGAAGAGGTACCCCGCCTCCACCATGCCGGGGATGCGGCAGCTGTTCTCCCTCCGCACGGTGCTCATGGCGGAGTAGAAGTGGACCATGTGGCGGAAGCCGCTGTCCACCGCCGTCCGTACCTGTTCGAGGTCCGCGGCGGAATGGCCCATGGCGGGGAGGACCCCCCGGGCCGCCAGCCATGAGGCGCATTCGCAGGCGCCGTCCAGTTCCGGAGCCATGGTGACCACGGCGATCCTGTCCGACCTTGCGAGCAGCTTTTCGCACTCCTCCGCGGAGGGGGTGCGGAGGTAGTTGGGGTCCTGGGCGCCGGCCTGGGCAGGGGCGAGCCATGGCCCCTCAACGTGGACGCCGCCGATGCGGGCGCCTGCGGAGGCCCCCGCCGCTTTCCGGGCCCTGTCCGCCGTCTCCAGGGCGGCGAAGAAGGCGTCCATGTCCTCGTCTGCGGCCGTGAGGGCCGTGGGATAGAGGGTGGTGGTGCCGTGGCGGGCGTGGACCCGGCAGGCGGTGAGGAAGGCGTCGGCCGTTCCGTCCATGAAGTCCGCCCCTCCGCCTCCGTGGACGTGCATGTCGATGAAGCCGGGAACGAGCAGGTCCCCCTGCAGGTCGACGACTACATCGCCCTCTTCAGGGGCGATGTCCGGGGCGAGGGCGGAGATCACGGCGCCGCTGACGGCGGCGTCCATCCTGCGGAAGCCCGTGGGCAGCAGCACCGTGCCGCCGGTGAACAGGAGGCGGTTCATCTTCGTGTTCCTTCCTTTCCCCTCACCGGAAGCGGTCCGGCAGGTACCCCCCGGCGAGGGAGGCGGATTCCCGGTCGAGGTAGAGGGTCACGTCCGGGTGGGTCTTGAGGATGGACGCCGGAACTGCCGGGTCCACCGGGCTTTCCAGGGTTTTCCGCACCGCCTCGGCCTTGACCCTGAAGGGAACGGACACGAGGATGGTGCGGCACGCGAGTATCTGGCGGACCGAGGCCGTTATGGCCTGCTCCGGCACGTCGTCGGATGCCGGGAACCACCCCTCCCCCACCTGCTGCCGTCTGCAGGCATCGTCAAGGGTGACCAGCAGAAAGGGCTCTTCCGTCTCAAAATCGGCGGGGGG
Proteins encoded in this region:
- the nagA gene encoding N-acetylglucosamine-6-phosphate deacetylase → MNRLLFTGGTVLLPTGFRRMDAAVSGAVISALAPDIAPEEGDVVVDLQGDLLVPGFIDMHVHGGGGADFMDGTADAFLTACRVHARHGTTTLYPTALTAADEDMDAFFAALETADRARKAAGASAGARIGGVHVEGPWLAPAQAGAQDPNYLRTPSAEECEKLLARSDRIAVVTMAPELDGACECASWLAARGVLPAMGHSAADLEQVRTAVDSGFRHMVHFYSAMSTVRRENSCRIPGMVEAGYLFDAVTVEAIADGHHLPLSLLRLIHKVKGPERMALVTDAMRGAGMPEGPSVLGSLKNGREVLVEGGVARLPDRSGFAGSVCTMDRAVRTAVSAGIPLEDALRMASGTPSKILGTAGRRGAILPGMDADLVRLDGDLNVIMTVVGGTIFDLNPHPEK